A portion of the Saimiri boliviensis isolate mSaiBol1 chromosome 1, mSaiBol1.pri, whole genome shotgun sequence genome contains these proteins:
- the GKN1 gene encoding gastrokine-1 produces the protein MKFTIVFAGLLGVFLAPALADYNINISDDNNSAGSGQQSVSVNNEHNVANIDNNNGLDSWNSMWDYESGFAATRLFQKKTCIVHKMNKEVVPSIQSLDALVKEKKLQGKGPGGAPPKSLMYSINPDKVDDLSKLGKNIANMCRGIPTYMAEELQGESLFSYSGRCFETNILWIVNISFCGKTVEN, from the exons ATTGTCTTCGCTGGACTTCTCGGAGTCTTCTTAGCTCCTGCCCTTGCTGACTAT AATATCAACATCAGTGATGACAACAACAGTGCTGGAAGTGGGCAGCAGTCAGTGAGTGTCAACAATGAACACAACGTGGCCAACATTGACAACAACAACGGCTTGGACTCCTGGAATTCCATGTGGGATTATGAAAGT GGCTTTGCTGCAACCAGactctttcaaaagaagacatgcattgTGCACAAAATGAACAAGGAGGTCGTGCCCTCCATTCAATCCCTTGATGCACTGGTCAAGgaaaagaag CTTCAGGGTAAAGGACCAGGTGGAGCACCTCCCAAGAGCCTGATGTACTCAATCAACCCAGACAAAGTTGATGACCTGAGCAAGTTAGGAAAAAACATTGCAAACATGTGCCGTGGGATTCCAACATACATGGCTGAGGAGCTGCAAG GGGAAAGCCTGTTTTCTTACTCAGGAAGGTGCTTCGAAACCAATATACTATGGATTGTGAACATTTCCTTCTGTGGAAAAACGGTGGAGAACTAA